The Paenibacillus sp. BIC5C1 DNA segment TCAGTGTTACCGTTGTCGGGACGTTTACGTCGAGTATCGCTGCCTTTGCTTTTGCCAAATTGAGATTTCCGCATAAAAACAAACTGTTTCTTGCATTGCTCGCATCGATGATGATTCCGTATCCGACAGTCATGATTCCGCAATTCATCATGTTCTCCAAGTTGGGCTGGGTGGACACGCTCTTGCCGCTTATCGTTCCCGGATTATTTGGGAACGTCGTTATGATCTTCTTCCTTCGTCAATACCTGCTTAGTGTACCTGATGCCATTATTGAAGCAGCGAAAATTGATGGCAGCTCCTATTTCCGACTGTACTCCAGCATTACGTTCCCGCTCATTAAACCAGCGATTGCAGCTCAACTGATTCTCTGGTTCATGGGTATCTGGAATGATTATCTGGCACCGATTATTTATCTGAATTCACCTGAGAAACAGACCTTGCAGCTCGTTATTGCGAACTTCAATGCCACGTATGCGATCCAGACGGATTACCCGCTTATTATGGCGGCGTCCATTGTTGCGCTGCTGCCGGTGTTGATCATCTTCCTGATCTTCCAGAAACAGATTATTGAATCGGTAGCGATCTCTGGAGTGAAAGGATGAATCAGCGGAGAATATTCCGCGGGTGGACGAATTCAGGAAAAGGAGTTGTTGCTTCCATGTTGCTTATGCTGCTGGTTGGGGCTACAGGCTGTTCTGGAGATGGAGCAGGGGAATCAGTTTCCCCGCCGGTCTTTCCGGATGCTCCCCAAGATACTCAATTGTATGACACCTCCATTCTGGACGACGAATCCCGTTGGACGGTGAACAATGCGCATGATCCGGCTATTATCAAAACAGATCAGGGATATTACGTCTATTCCACAGACGTTCGTGTAGCAGGGGAAGCGAAACCGGGCGTCATGGTACGCAAATCGGATGATTTAATTAACTGGAAATGGGTAGGTCAAGCATTGCCAGGTATCCCAAAGGAAGCGCTTGATTGGACAGGTGCAGTTAACCTGTGGGCACCGGATGTGATTCAGGTTGGTGATACCTACCGAATGTATTATTCGGCTTCGACCTTTGGCAGCACGCGGTCGGCCATCGGTTTGCAGACATCCCCGTCCCCGGAAGGTCCTTGGACAGATGAAGGATTGGTTGTTAAAACATCCGAGAATGAAAAGGATAAGTTGAATGCCATTGATGCCAATCCAGTCTTGGATGCCGAAGGCAATTCATGGATGGTATACGGTTCTTTTTTCGACGGGATATATATTGCGCCTCTTGATCCGAAAACCGGAAAGTTCAAGGAAGAGGGGTATGGTACCCGCATTGCTGCCCGTGATCGTGCTACGGAAGAAGGTGCGGTGGAGGGGCCATATATTGTCTATAACCCGGAATTTAAAAAGTATTATCTATTCGTCTCATATGATTCTTTATTCGAAGATTATAACGTGCGTGTAGCCCGCGCTGATTCCATTACAGGCCCCTATACGGATGTAAATGGCATGAACATGCTGGATACGGAGCATCTGCCTCAATACGAAGTAGGAACCAAAATTCTGGGTGGCTATCGCTTCACCGAAGGTGAGGGCTGGGTTGCACCAGGACATAACTCGGTTCTTAAAGATGGTGACGATTATTATATCGTGCATCATGCGAGAGGCGAGACGGATAAAAACTGGCCGTATTTGCATGTACGTAAAATGCTGTGGACCAAGGACGGCTGGCCTGTTGTATCACCGGAACGTTATGCAGGGGAGTACACACAGGA contains these protein-coding regions:
- a CDS encoding carbohydrate ABC transporter permease, with the protein product MSYSQKRKLTNSIIFIVLALGAIAMIAPLIWMLSTSVKEKQDVFALPPVWIPEVFQFGKYKEIWEAGPLLSGIKNSLIVAISVTVVGTFTSSIAAFAFAKLRFPHKNKLFLALLASMMIPYPTVMIPQFIMFSKLGWVDTLLPLIVPGLFGNVVMIFFLRQYLLSVPDAIIEAAKIDGSSYFRLYSSITFPLIKPAIAAQLILWFMGIWNDYLAPIIYLNSPEKQTLQLVIANFNATYAIQTDYPLIMAASIVALLPVLIIFLIFQKQIIESVAISGVKG
- a CDS encoding arabinan endo-1,5-alpha-L-arabinosidase produces the protein MLLMLLVGATGCSGDGAGESVSPPVFPDAPQDTQLYDTSILDDESRWTVNNAHDPAIIKTDQGYYVYSTDVRVAGEAKPGVMVRKSDDLINWKWVGQALPGIPKEALDWTGAVNLWAPDVIQVGDTYRMYYSASTFGSTRSAIGLQTSPSPEGPWTDEGLVVKTSENEKDKLNAIDANPVLDAEGNSWMVYGSFFDGIYIAPLDPKTGKFKEEGYGTRIAARDRATEEGAVEGPYIVYNPEFKKYYLFVSYDSLFEDYNVRVARADSITGPYTDVNGMNMLDTEHLPQYEVGTKILGGYRFTEGEGWVAPGHNSVLKDGDDYYIVHHARGETDKNWPYLHVRKMLWTKDGWPVVSPERYAGEYTQDIPKSMIAGEWEGLAVDPSVDGQVQAVPYTLQANGKLKSENGSGKWTFDGKQTLTLEWKESPWGGASTEELKLLPSWDWERSQPALVVTGLSDRGIAVWGKQISAAEK